A window from Vibrio cortegadensis encodes these proteins:
- a CDS encoding ABC transporter permease — translation MLRGLYLLIMTVCIVPIAPGIVGVILSSLGYIPAIGLSQVSLNGYLAVFQWSGSAQSLGLTVFSTLTSSLLTCLITFAILQNSWQSTVWKKIENLLSPLLAMPHVAFAIGFAFLFSPTGMLARLIEPLAQWLPFISDPSSQSWLIKNAYALGLTLVLVIKEVPFLLLMSIPIIQQLNIDQTHKVASSLGYTPAQMWWKCVLPQWLTKIRFPMMAIIAYSASVVDVGLIVGPTNPPTFAVLVWQWFSDPDLSLLPRAGAGAMLLFALTLVLIGFARSVEQFITRYCRHWQVSGRSGVSFPGLSLFIGLASISIMTLPLMLLWSFAQRWRFPDLFPTQLSTRFWMTEWQNVVPTIVDSTLIAILAATIALFFAIICHEFREKNRWHVPGIVIAIPMLVPQLSILFGIQITTLYFSGDAYFFWVTWSHIFFAFPFVFLALDGPWRSYDPCISQAALSLGKTPLHVWLKIKAPILFPAIMFAWAVGMSVSLAQYLPTLMLGAGRISTLTTEAVALASGYDRRVTAIYAMWQALLPFIFFSFAVLVSRLHLAKTRSHHQQPQIVRKPLKHDSMHKKPRHI, via the coding sequence ATGTTAAGGGGGCTTTACCTACTGATTATGACGGTATGCATTGTGCCTATCGCGCCAGGTATTGTCGGGGTTATTTTATCGTCACTTGGCTATATTCCTGCGATAGGTCTAAGCCAAGTTTCGCTTAACGGCTATCTAGCGGTTTTTCAATGGAGTGGCAGCGCGCAATCTTTAGGCTTGACCGTTTTCAGCACTCTTACGAGCAGTCTACTCACTTGCTTGATCACTTTCGCCATTCTACAAAATAGCTGGCAAAGTACTGTCTGGAAAAAGATAGAGAACCTCCTGTCGCCACTACTGGCAATGCCACATGTTGCGTTTGCCATCGGTTTTGCGTTCCTGTTCTCACCTACCGGAATGCTTGCTCGCTTGATTGAGCCTTTAGCTCAGTGGCTACCTTTCATCAGTGACCCTTCCTCTCAGAGTTGGCTCATTAAAAACGCTTACGCTCTGGGACTAACCTTGGTTCTGGTCATCAAAGAGGTTCCTTTTCTGTTGCTTATGAGCATTCCCATCATTCAGCAACTTAATATCGACCAAACACACAAAGTGGCCAGTAGTTTAGGTTACACACCAGCCCAGATGTGGTGGAAGTGTGTATTACCACAATGGCTCACCAAAATTCGCTTCCCGATGATGGCGATTATTGCTTACAGTGCGTCCGTCGTTGATGTGGGTTTGATTGTGGGCCCAACCAACCCGCCAACATTTGCGGTATTAGTGTGGCAGTGGTTTAGTGATCCAGACTTGAGCTTGCTACCCCGAGCAGGTGCAGGGGCGATGCTGTTATTTGCTCTTACGCTGGTGTTGATTGGATTTGCTCGGTCAGTCGAGCAGTTCATAACAAGATACTGTAGACATTGGCAAGTATCAGGCCGTTCTGGCGTAAGCTTTCCGGGCCTTAGCCTATTCATAGGTTTAGCTAGCATCAGTATCATGACGCTGCCTCTCATGCTGCTATGGAGTTTTGCTCAACGCTGGCGATTCCCTGACCTATTCCCAACGCAACTAAGCACTCGATTTTGGATGACTGAGTGGCAAAACGTGGTGCCTACCATCGTTGATAGCACTCTCATTGCCATACTCGCCGCAACCATCGCCCTATTTTTCGCCATTATTTGCCATGAATTCCGAGAAAAAAACCGCTGGCATGTGCCGGGCATTGTGATTGCTATCCCTATGCTGGTGCCTCAACTCTCCATTTTATTCGGCATTCAGATCACCACACTCTATTTTTCTGGCGATGCCTATTTCTTCTGGGTGACATGGTCACATATCTTCTTTGCGTTTCCTTTCGTTTTTTTAGCCCTAGACGGCCCCTGGCGCAGTTACGATCCTTGTATCTCACAAGCGGCTCTAAGTTTAGGAAAAACGCCACTGCATGTGTGGCTAAAAATCAAAGCGCCTATTCTTTTCCCTGCCATCATGTTTGCTTGGGCAGTCGGTATGAGTGTCAGCCTAGCGCAATATTTGCCGACTCTCATGCTGGGAGCGGGCAGAATTTCAACCTTAACAACGGAAGCGGTTGCCTTAGCTAGCGGCTATGATCGACGTGTCACTGCTATTTATGCCATGTGGCAAGCTCTTCTGCCGTTTATTTTCTTCTCTTTTGCGGTGCTTGTAAGCCGCCTTCATCTCGCTAAAACGCGATCTCACCATCAGCAACCTCAAATTGTTCGGAAGCCATTAAAACATGACTCTATGCATAAAAAACCTCGCCATATCTAA
- a CDS encoding ATP-binding cassette domain-containing protein, with the protein MTLCIKNLAISKHKGDLLFPVISTQVKAGEVLTLMGPSGCGKSTLLSAIAGHLSPDFTAQGTITLCGNTIGDLPPHKRQVGILFQEDLLFPHLNIWENLAFALPNRIKGNERKDAAMAALDKVGLLELAHALPDQISGGQRARVSLVRMLLAQPKLALLDEPFSKLDKELRVQFRDWVFTQLKHANIPTIMVTHDSDDVPPNSQCLTWPWGDSHA; encoded by the coding sequence ATGACTCTATGCATAAAAAACCTCGCCATATCTAAACATAAAGGCGATCTGCTATTTCCTGTCATCTCGACCCAAGTTAAAGCTGGAGAAGTATTAACCTTAATGGGTCCAAGTGGCTGTGGGAAATCAACGTTATTAAGCGCTATTGCAGGTCATCTATCTCCCGATTTCACGGCACAAGGAACGATAACGCTTTGTGGTAACACTATTGGCGATCTACCACCACACAAGCGCCAAGTGGGGATTCTATTTCAAGAAGACCTCCTTTTCCCGCACCTTAACATTTGGGAAAATCTTGCGTTTGCACTGCCAAATAGAATCAAAGGAAACGAGCGTAAAGATGCTGCCATGGCGGCTTTAGACAAAGTGGGTCTATTAGAACTTGCCCATGCACTCCCCGACCAAATTTCTGGTGGGCAGCGAGCAAGGGTCAGTTTAGTACGCATGTTATTGGCTCAACCCAAACTGGCATTATTAGATGAACCATTCAGTAAATTAGATAAAGAGCTAAGAGTTCAGTTTCGTGATTGGGTATTTACGCAGCTTAAACACGCCAATATACCAACAATAATGGTGACGCATGACAGTGACGATGTGCCACCAAATAGCCAGTGCTTAACGTGGCCATGGGGAGATAGTCATGCTTGA
- a CDS encoding CDP-alcohol phosphatidyltransferase family protein, with protein sequence MLDRFSIQIIRQPLTFAAKHANTAGLTANQITVAGFAFGCLAFPALLFQQYQWALLFIVINRIFDGLDGALARIQGITDSGGFLDISLDFLFYSLVPFGFVLANPDQNAIAGALLIFSFIGTGSSFLAFAVMAGKRNINNPVYSNKSLYYMSGLTEGTETIGCFVLFCLFPSQFANIAYVFSALCWITTFTRIWSGFHTIKADEKQTS encoded by the coding sequence ATGCTTGATCGCTTTAGTATCCAAATCATTCGCCAACCCCTCACTTTCGCGGCTAAGCACGCGAACACCGCAGGGCTTACCGCCAATCAAATCACGGTTGCGGGCTTCGCTTTCGGTTGTTTAGCCTTTCCTGCTCTACTTTTTCAGCAGTATCAGTGGGCCTTGTTGTTCATTGTTATCAATCGAATATTCGATGGTTTAGACGGGGCTCTTGCGAGAATTCAAGGGATCACAGACTCTGGTGGCTTCTTAGATATCAGTTTAGATTTTTTATTTTATTCGCTTGTTCCGTTCGGCTTTGTACTGGCAAACCCCGATCAAAACGCTATTGCTGGCGCCCTGCTTATCTTTTCGTTCATTGGCACCGGCAGTAGTTTTCTCGCTTTTGCTGTTATGGCAGGAAAGAGAAACATTAATAATCCGGTCTATAGTAATAAGTCCCTCTATTACATGAGCGGATTAACTGAAGGAACAGAAACTATTGGCTGTTTTGTTTTGTTCTGTTTATTTCCTTCTCAATTTGCAAATATCGCTTATGTGTTTTCAGCGCTTTGCTGGATCACAACCTTTACTCGAATTTGGTCTGGATTTCATACCATTAAAGCAGATGAAAAACAGACGTCTTAG
- a CDS encoding septation protein A: MKQIIDFIPLIIFFALYKMYDIYTATGALIVASAIQIAITYFIYKKVEKMQVITFLMVAIFGGMTIFLHDENFIKWKVTIVYTLFALGLLISHMIGKSAIKGMLGKEITLPDSVWNKINWAWVVFFSFCAVLNVYVAFSLPLDVWVNFKVFGLLAATFAFTLLTGVYIYKHLPKDQQLPEDQASNDKNDG; encoded by the coding sequence ATGAAGCAAATAATTGATTTTATTCCACTAATAATATTTTTCGCCCTTTACAAGATGTATGACATCTATACCGCAACTGGCGCATTAATTGTGGCATCAGCAATTCAGATTGCTATTACTTACTTCATCTACAAAAAAGTTGAAAAGATGCAAGTCATCACCTTTTTAATGGTGGCCATATTTGGTGGCATGACGATCTTCCTGCATGATGAAAACTTCATCAAGTGGAAAGTGACGATTGTTTACACTCTTTTTGCGCTTGGGCTTTTGATCAGCCATATGATAGGCAAATCGGCAATCAAAGGGATGCTAGGCAAAGAGATTACGCTTCCTGATTCAGTCTGGAACAAAATTAACTGGGCATGGGTTGTTTTCTTTAGCTTCTGTGCAGTATTGAACGTTTATGTTGCATTTAGCTTACCACTCGATGTATGGGTCAATTTCAAAGTATTCGGCCTACTTGCTGCAACCTTCGCGTTTACCTTATTAACTGGTGTTTATATCTATAAGCATCTGCCAAAAGATCAACAGCTACCGGAAGACCAGGCATCTAATGATAAAAATGATGGTTAA
- the yciA gene encoding acyl-CoA thioester hydrolase YciA — translation MTQEINSPKGQLLLRTLAMPADTNANGDIFGGWIMSQLDLAGAILAKEISCGRVVTVSVSSITFKQPVSVGDVVCCYGECTRIGRTSMSVNLEVWIKPVKIDGIGDRYQVCEATFNYVAIDSEGRPRPVNQG, via the coding sequence ATGACTCAAGAAATCAACTCGCCAAAAGGCCAACTTCTTCTTCGTACACTTGCTATGCCTGCAGACACTAATGCTAACGGTGATATTTTCGGTGGCTGGATCATGTCACAGCTCGATCTCGCAGGTGCTATTCTGGCAAAAGAAATTTCTTGCGGCCGTGTTGTTACCGTATCAGTTTCAAGTATCACTTTTAAACAGCCAGTGAGCGTTGGTGATGTGGTGTGTTGTTACGGTGAATGTACTCGAATTGGCCGCACTTCTATGTCTGTCAATCTTGAAGTTTGGATTAAACCTGTGAAGATTGATGGCATCGGGGATCGATACCAAGTCTGTGAAGCGACATTTAATTATGTTGCAATCGACAGTGAAGGCCGCCCTCGCCCAGTAAATCAAGGATAG
- a CDS encoding YciI family protein, with product MWYVIFSQDVENSLEKRMSVRAQHLERLQLLQDEGRLLTAGPMPAIDSDNPGEAGFTGSTVIAQFNSLAEAQTWADADPYIGAGVYENVIVKPFKKVF from the coding sequence ATGTGGTATGTCATCTTTTCACAAGACGTAGAAAACTCTTTAGAAAAACGTATGAGCGTGCGCGCGCAGCATTTAGAACGCTTACAGCTACTGCAAGATGAAGGCCGCCTACTGACTGCGGGTCCTATGCCAGCCATCGATTCAGATAATCCGGGTGAAGCGGGTTTTACTGGATCTACTGTTATCGCACAATTCAACTCCCTTGCCGAAGCTCAGACATGGGCTGATGCCGATCCTTACATCGGTGCTGGTGTGTATGAAAATGTTATTGTGAAACCATTCAAAAAAGTGTTTTAG
- the gspS2 gene encoding GspS/AspS pilotin family protein yields MTTIRIAIALMSSLLVLSGCASTEEQEKQRMIELTAQSRASVLSAGLPIEQGPLSIMRASAKNGVVELMMLYNTDAKGAKPIDSVIKSSMDYYCNNVEVLQNLEIGVSYRIMLRNSRGQLMVDELISQQRCESL; encoded by the coding sequence ATGACCACAATTCGTATAGCCATTGCTCTCATGAGTTCTTTACTTGTTTTATCAGGTTGCGCATCAACCGAGGAGCAGGAAAAGCAACGAATGATAGAGCTTACCGCTCAAAGCCGAGCCAGTGTTCTTTCTGCTGGTTTACCGATTGAGCAAGGCCCGCTTTCAATCATGCGAGCGTCGGCTAAAAATGGTGTGGTTGAATTAATGATGCTCTATAACACCGACGCGAAAGGTGCGAAACCAATCGACAGCGTCATAAAAAGCAGCATGGATTATTACTGCAATAATGTTGAAGTGCTTCAAAACCTAGAGATAGGTGTGAGTTACCGAATTATGCTGAGAAACTCTCGCGGTCAGTTGATGGTCGATGAGCTTATATCTCAGCAGCGCTGTGAAAGTTTATAG
- the metE gene encoding 5-methyltetrahydropteroyltriglutamate--homocysteine S-methyltransferase, with protein sequence MARFEAVENKTTTHILGYPRIGEKRELKFALEKYWRGEIDQNGLKELGSELRLRNWNTQAEAKLSFATAGDFAWYDHVLTTTLLLGHAPKRHAGGEEGEKAFPDLDTLFRVGRGQSQVECGCSNHSGEGNAASDMTKWFNTNYHYIVPEFSKDDSFEVSWPQLFEEVSQAINAGHKVKPVLLGPLTYLYLGKEVEEGFDRLTLLPRLLTAYQTILAKLAKLGVEWVQIDEPILSLELEKEWLNSFKLAYQVLQSDVKLLLTTYFDSVSDTLDKIVELPVNGLHIDLSAAPEQLDYVVEKLPQEWVLSAGVINGRNVWRADLGAELARLQPVKDKLGDKLWVASSCSLLHSPVDLELEQKLSDEVKSWFAFAKQKVTEVSLLGAALDGDQNAILACETYSQPIVARRTAEHVNKPKVQARLNSITKTLAERSAAYPERAAHQAEVLGLPLLPTTTIGSFPQTGEIRIQRNAYRTGKLTEAEYNSALKGHIADAVKRQEALDLDVLVHGEAERNDMVEYFAENLEGFQTTQFGWVQSYGSRCVKPAIVVADIEREKPMTVEWSTYAQSLTSKQMKGMLTGPVTILCWTFPREDISRKEIAQQLAFALRDEVSDLQDAGINIIQIDEPAIREGLPLKQSDHAEYLEWAVDAFKISAASAKPETQIHTHMCYSEFNEIIQSVADLDADVITIETSRSNMELLKAFEEFNYPNEIGPGVYDIHSPNIPTQEWIEDLLRKAADKIPAERLWANPDCGLKTRNWKETEAALANLVSAAKKLRVELA encoded by the coding sequence ATGGCTAGATTTGAAGCAGTAGAAAATAAAACAACCACTCACATTCTTGGCTACCCACGTATTGGCGAGAAGCGAGAACTGAAGTTTGCTTTAGAAAAATATTGGCGTGGCGAAATTGATCAAAACGGTTTGAAAGAACTAGGAAGCGAACTTAGGCTTCGTAACTGGAATACTCAGGCTGAGGCAAAACTCTCTTTTGCCACCGCAGGTGATTTTGCATGGTACGATCACGTTCTCACAACCACATTACTGCTTGGTCATGCACCGAAACGACATGCTGGTGGAGAAGAGGGCGAAAAGGCATTTCCAGATCTGGATACTCTTTTCCGCGTAGGTCGTGGTCAGTCTCAAGTTGAGTGTGGTTGTTCTAACCATTCTGGTGAAGGCAATGCAGCATCGGATATGACAAAGTGGTTTAATACTAATTACCACTATATCGTGCCAGAATTCAGTAAAGATGACAGTTTTGAAGTGAGTTGGCCCCAGTTATTTGAAGAGGTAAGCCAAGCCATTAATGCTGGCCACAAAGTGAAGCCAGTGCTGTTAGGTCCGCTGACTTATTTGTATCTTGGTAAAGAGGTTGAAGAGGGATTTGATCGACTTACCTTATTGCCGAGATTGCTTACGGCTTATCAAACTATTTTAGCAAAACTCGCAAAACTAGGGGTGGAGTGGGTACAAATTGATGAACCAATTTTGTCGCTAGAGCTAGAAAAAGAGTGGCTGAACTCATTCAAACTTGCTTATCAAGTCCTACAAAGTGATGTGAAACTACTCTTAACCACCTACTTTGATTCGGTGTCAGATACCCTCGATAAAATCGTTGAACTGCCTGTCAATGGCCTGCATATTGATTTGTCTGCCGCACCAGAGCAACTTGATTATGTGGTTGAAAAATTACCGCAAGAGTGGGTACTTTCTGCGGGTGTGATTAATGGGCGGAATGTGTGGCGAGCAGATTTAGGTGCTGAATTAGCTCGTCTACAGCCAGTGAAAGATAAGCTGGGTGATAAGTTGTGGGTTGCGAGTTCTTGTTCATTACTTCATAGCCCGGTAGATCTTGAGTTAGAACAGAAACTGTCAGATGAAGTGAAGAGTTGGTTTGCATTTGCGAAGCAAAAAGTGACCGAAGTGAGCCTGTTAGGGGCGGCGCTTGATGGCGACCAAAACGCAATTCTAGCTTGTGAAACTTACAGCCAACCCATTGTTGCTCGTCGTACTGCTGAGCATGTTAATAAGCCCAAGGTGCAAGCTCGGTTGAATTCAATTACTAAGACTTTGGCTGAACGAAGCGCAGCATACCCTGAACGTGCAGCGCATCAAGCAGAGGTTCTTGGCCTTCCATTATTGCCGACCACAACCATAGGGTCATTTCCTCAAACCGGAGAAATTCGAATTCAGCGCAATGCGTATCGCACAGGGAAATTGACAGAAGCGGAGTACAACAGTGCGTTAAAAGGTCATATTGCTGATGCGGTTAAGCGCCAAGAAGCTTTGGATCTGGATGTTCTTGTCCATGGTGAAGCGGAACGTAACGATATGGTTGAGTACTTTGCTGAGAACCTTGAAGGCTTTCAAACGACTCAGTTTGGCTGGGTGCAAAGTTATGGTTCACGTTGCGTTAAACCGGCGATTGTCGTAGCAGACATCGAACGAGAAAAACCAATGACTGTCGAGTGGTCTACCTATGCGCAATCCTTAACATCAAAACAGATGAAAGGAATGCTAACCGGCCCTGTGACTATTTTGTGTTGGACTTTCCCTCGTGAAGATATTAGCCGCAAAGAGATAGCCCAACAATTGGCATTTGCGCTTCGTGATGAGGTTTCAGATCTTCAAGATGCAGGTATTAACATTATTCAAATTGATGAACCTGCAATCCGTGAAGGCTTACCGTTGAAGCAGAGTGATCACGCAGAATACCTTGAGTGGGCTGTGGATGCGTTTAAGATTTCGGCGGCAAGTGCAAAACCAGAAACGCAAATACATACTCATATGTGTTACAGCGAATTTAATGAGATCATTCAGTCAGTGGCCGATTTAGATGCCGATGTGATCACCATTGAAACATCACGATCGAATATGGAGTTGCTCAAAGCGTTTGAGGAATTTAACTATCCGAATGAAATTGGCCCTGGCGTCTATGACATTCATTCGCCAAACATTCCAACGCAAGAGTGGATTGAAGATCTGCTTCGTAAAGCGGCGGATAAAATCCCAGCAGAACGCTTATGGGCAAACCCTGACTGTGGTCTAAAAACCCGAAATTGGAAAGAGACAGAAGCGGCTCTCGCGAACCTCGTGTCAGCGGCGAAGAAATTGCGCGTAGAACTGGCTTAA